The DNA region caaaatttacaagcagctcatgcagctcaatatcaaaaaaacaggggcttccctggtggcgcagtggttgagagtcggcctgccaatgcaggggacacgggttcgtgccccggtccgggaagatcccacatgccgtggagtggctgggcccatgagccatggccgctgggcctgcgcatccggagcctgtgctccgcaacgggagaggccacaacagtgagaggcccgcgtatcgcaaaaaacaaaacaaaatgaaacaaaaaaaacaaacaacccaatccaaaaatgggcagaagacctaaatagacatttctccaaagaagatatacagattgccaacaaacacatgaaaggatgctcaacatcgctaatcattagagaaatgcaaatcaaaactacaatgaggtatcacctcacaccagtgataatggccatcatcaaaaaagctataaacgataaatgctggagagggcgtggagaaaagggaaccctcttgcactgttggtgagaatgtaaattgatacagccactatggagaacagtatggaggttccttaaaaaactaaatcccactactgggcatatatcctgagaaaaccataaatcaaagagtcatgtaccacaatgttcattgcagctctatttacaatagccaggacatggaagcaacctaagtgtccatccacagatgaatggataaagaagatgtggcacatatatacaatggaatattactcagccataaaaagaaacaaaactgagttatttgtagtgaggtggacggacgtagagtctgtcatacagagtaaagtaagtcagaaagagaaaagcaaataccgtatgctaacacatatatatggaatctaaaaaaagaaaaggttctgaagaaccttggggcaggaaaggaataaagatgcagacatagagaatggatttgaggacacggggagggggaagggtaagctgggacgaagtgagagagtggcatggacatatatacactaccaaatgtaaaatagatagctagtgggaagcagccacatagcacagggagatcagctcggtgctttgtgaccacctagaggggtgggatagggagggtgggagggagatgcaagagggaggagatatggggatatatgtatatgtatagctgattcactgtgttataaagcagaaactaacacaccattgtaaggaaatgatactccaataaagatgttaaaaaaaaaacataacgaCTCACTGAGGGcgcagatgatggttagcattttttagcaataaagtgctTCTTCActaaagtattttcttttaagacataatgctactgcacacttaatagactatgtATAGAGTAAACATGACTTTTAtacgcactgggaaaccaaaagattcatgtgactcacttttggtgatattcactttattgtggtagCCCAGCACCAAACTCACAATATTTCCAAGGTATGCCGGTACTACAGACATCATTGTCAGAGCTAGTGTTTTCCCTCGAGAGTTAAAGATGGACACTAGTATTTCGAATACTGGCAAGAAACGAAGCTGGAGAGCCTATATGGCCTATTGCgactaaaagtattaaaaaaaaaacaggttacaTGACTATATGCCTAAATGCTATGCAATCAGTAATAAGAATTCTTATTTTGTACATAATTCACTTTATAACATACTATTAAATTCAGATTATCCTTTCATTGGTTTTAAACAAATTATGATGACTCAAGTTgcttcaaataaaagaaaaaactatctatttttataaaacaaataatttttattcaagCTAATCCATGGGATTGTAAAAACCAGTGGCACCTATTCAAAGGGGCCTCTAATGGCAGAGGGCATTATGTGGCTGATTTTACACAAGCTAATGTGGCTGTCTTTAAGTGCTCACACACAAACACCAGTCCCTCTCCATGGGTAGCAGCCATTTAAACACTGAAGTAAGAAAGCCGGTTCCACTTACTTGATGACCTGCAGGGAGAGCAGGTGGCTGGCTAAGGAAGGCTTTTATGGGCTGATTCATTCACTCACAAACACCCGGAGTGAGTGCCTGTGTGTAGGGTGACAGGATCTCACTGCCAAGATGGCATCAGTGTAACTTGccatcaaaaaagagaaaagcgggcttccctggtggcacagtggttgagagtccgcctgccgatgcaggggacacgggttcgtgccccgatcccggaagatcccacatgccgcggagcagctgggcccgcgagccatggccgcggagcctgtgtgtccggagcctgtgctccgcaacgggagaggccacagcagtgagaggcccgcgtacagcaaaaaaaaaaaaaaaaaaaagagaaaagttttgcAATACCCTTTCCGCATTTTGCCCATTGAAATCTGTGTCATCCTTCAAGCTCATGGTCAAATGCCCCCCTTCACAAAAACGCCATTCCTGACCCTCTGTCTCCTCAAATCTCAACCCCAGCCTGAATGAACCAACCAACCCCTCTCTGGTGCTCCTAATGTCCTTTGACCAGACTTCACTGTTTATACCTGTCATAGCAGGGTCATCTGTTCACACTGCCACAGGAATTATGCACTAAAAACAcccaataggggcttccctggtggcgcagtggttgagagtccgatgcaggggacacgggttcatgctccggtccgggaagatgccacatgccacggagcggctgggcccgtgagccatggccgctgagtctgcgcgtctggagcctgtgctccgcatcgggagaggccacaacagtgagaggcccgcgtaccgcaaaaaaaaaaaaaaaacacccaataaCACAAAGTGAGATCAGTGCTAGGCCTCAAGTAGGTGTTGAAGATAACCAGATGAACAAAAAATAGGCTTCTGGTAAAAGCCCATGGCTCAGTGGGGAAGTCAGGCAGACAATATATACATTTCAGCAAGCACAGCCTGTGCAATATAATAGTGACAAGTACAAAGTAGGCTAATAGTATGGAAAGGAGGGAGATATCAGGGATGGCACCACAGAGAGGGATGGCACCACAGAGAGGGATGCCTAGAGGGCATCCTGTAGGATGAACAAGTACATAGCAGGCAGAGGGAAAATCAGGTTCCGTTAAGAAGACATGAAacatgggtataaagtttcagtcgtgccagatgaaaaagttctagagatcctCTCTGcttatagttaacagtactgtactgtacacttaaaatattaAGAGGGTAAATCTCATGTTACGTATTTtttacaagtaaaaaaaaaagaggaaggcatGGAACAGCATGGCATGTCTGGCAACTTGCAAGGAGACCAATGCTGCTGGAGTTGATggtggaaaatagggaaaggaaggaaaagctgGAGAACAGATTAGGAGCCCGATCAGGATGGGTATTATGACCTAGGTTTGGGCTTTTAACTTTTTAGGCCACGAGGACCACAGAGAAATAGAATCAGAGGTGCATTTTGGTGGCAGTGTGGGAGACAGATGGACTGATGGGGGTGAACATGGAAGTTGATAAACTCTGATGCAGTCTAGATGAGACCAAAAGGCCTGGGTTAGGAAAATGGTACTGCCTTCCAAAATACTTTGGGCTACCTGGAGTTATctggtttattcatttgtttactttcccaccaaaatCTAAACTCCAAGTCAGGGACTCTGTCTGTCTTGCCCAGAGCTACATTCCCCATCCTAGAACAGGGCCTTGTATACAACAGGTGCTCAGCAAACACCTGCTAAATCAATGAAGAGATGCTTCTGCACAAGTCCTTCAACTTTCAGAGTTTTATGTCAGCTGCCTGATCACAGGGACTCTTCCAACAGTATGCTGGTTTTAGAAAAGTATTCTGTACCTTTGAGAAACAGGCTAACTCATATACATGTTCCTCAACACTCTGAGAAGAACGTTGTATATAAAGAAAGGATGCTTAAAGAACAGGTGTTGATATATTGTTTTTAAGGCACATGTCCTGGGTTTTTCCAAATAATGACATCAAATTTTCTTAGTGAAAAGTCCAAAGACAAAATTCTTCTAATCATCAGCTTTGCACACCCTACCTGGACATCGAGCAATCCAGCTGGGccctttctgctttgtaaatcaTTGCTGGCAACAAAGCCCCAGCAATGAGAGCTCAGCTGCTGGTCCTGCTGAAAATGGTTGGACAGCCAACGACACACTGTGGCCCTCCTATGTTTGCACAACAGCGCTAGCGCACATCACAAGGGCGGCACGTATTCCCGCTGCCAGAGGCCAGTTAGCAGGCTGCTGCCTCCTAATGCTCTGCAACCCGTGACCCAGTAACTGGGGCGATTTTCCCTGCAGAGGAAGGCTAAAgggatttaatttctctgtgataTCAAGAACCAATAAAAGGGCAGTTTTATAACTCTCATGAAGTGGAATACACCAGGCTCAAACCATCAGCCTGACTGACGCATGCCCATGGTCCACACAAGTCCTTCAACTTCAGAGGTTTATGTCAGCTGCCTGAGCACAGGGACTCTTCCAACAGTAAGCTGGTTTTAGAAAAGTATTCTGTACCTTTGAGAAACAGGCCCCTGAGAGTGTGTCCACTAATGTCAATCAAGACTCTTtttggagggtggggtgggatctACACTGTATTCGGTAAGTAGGGGCATAAGCATAGGCCTTAAACCAAGACTCAGGCCTGGGtacaaatcctgactctgccacctaccagctgtgtgaccgtATATTAATGATTTAATCTTTTTGAGTCTCAGTGTTCTCATtcgtaaaatgggaataatcctCCCTGTCTTACGTGCTCCAGAGAGATTAAATGAGGGGACCCATATAAAGAGATAAGCATGGTGCCTATTAAATGCCAACAGGCATTTAATGACTGTTCATTCCTTCCCTTACcatgggtgggagtgggaggttaGTGAATAGCCACCTTTTAAGGAGCAGGCCTGTGGGGGTCTCACAcacagtgaggaaaaaaacagtCATGAAACAGAAAGTATGGAAACTGACAGCCTGCAGCTTCTGCCTCTTCTATACTTGAGAAAGTTACACCATGTGAGTGACAGAGGCTGTCCCAAGAACATAAAGGAAGCTAATCTGTTTGCAAAGGGAGGAAATAGCACAGGACGAAGACTGTAAGTTGTTTGAAGCTTCTTCCCTAATTATCACTCATAATGAAAATTTAATTGCTGAGTTAAAAGCAAATTTCACTTTTTCTGTCAGAGAATCTCTGCAGAAACTGGCACATTTTGTTTGAACAGGAAATCAAAGTTACTTTAATGCCTAAATGAGATCTAAGGAGCTGCAGATGTTTCCCTGGGAATAACTAGCTTCAAAACTCTGTCCTACTGGTTTGCAGCAACTTACAGCTACAGGGAGGCAGAAATAAGAACTGTTTTGTGCCGAGTTGCTCAAGGGGTGGGGCTGACTCAAATTCCAAGTACCCCAGTGCTAGGCACCTTAGGGGGCGAGGCGGGGAGAAGGTGGTACACAGAGAGGGTCTCTGGAATTAAGGAGCTTATAATCAAGTAGGAGAGAGAGAACCAGGGAACAGCCTACTATTAGGAAACTGAAATGAAGACAACTTGGCTCAGGAAagaacagcaaaaaacaaaaaggtaagcCTCCAAGGGTACTTTCACATACCCTGGCCTTAATTCTGACGCGCTTGGGTGTCAGCCAAAAGCCTGCTCACCTGTAAGGTGCTGGTGAGGAAGTTGTCCTGGGAGACGATGTCCACAAAGAAGTCGGCGGGGATCTCGCCAAGCTGGTGGTACAGGATGGAGATGAGGTTGACGTAAAGGGTGTGGTGCTTCACCATGGCCTCTTCTGACCGGCACAGAAGGTTCAGGAGCCGCTTCCAGTGCTCGAATGCCTCGTACACGTTCCCCAGCAGGAAGCATACAAAGGCAAACTGGAGTTCACCTGAAAGGTGCACAGGAGAAATGATCCTGAGGGACAGGAGTACTGGCTGACACTACTGAGCCGTCAGTTCCACGGGGCCTCAGCAATAAGTGGCTTTCTATCCTTGTCACCcttccagagcctggcacagggtTTTGCACCTAGCAGCTGCTCAATAAAAGTTTGCTGAACTGCTATAAACTCAAGCCATGAGAAACCAAACTGGTTTTGGATTTCTGAGATATCTGACTGCAAGAGAAGAGGCACACATAGTATTTGCCTAGCATTTAACAAGTTTACAAAATGTGTCCATGGATATTATGCCAAGTAGATCCCCAAACTGGCTGCCCATCTGAAATACTAAGAGAACTTGTTAAAAAGAAAGCTGCCCAGGCCTCACCACCAGAGATCCTGGTTGAGGACAGATGATGGGGCCTCAGTATCTGTAGCTCTAACAAGCTTCccgggtgattctgatgcacacggTCTGCTTCAGGGTCAGAGAAATGCTGCATTACACCACATAATCCTCAGCCCAACTCCGCAAGGTGATCAGGGAAGGTGGTATTTgcctcatttcatagatgaggtcaagcaaattgcccaaggtcacacatctaaTGCTTAGCAACTGAACAATGGAAAGACAgaacagatttctttttaaaattcatttattttgggctgcgttgggtcttcgttgctgtgcgcgggcttctcattgtggtggcttctcctgttgcagagcaccagctctaggcgcatgggcttcagtagttgtggcttcagtagttgtggcttcagtagttgtggctcgcaggcttagttgctccatggcatgtgggatcttcccggaccagggctcgaacccatgtcccctgcactggcaggcagattcttaaccactatgccaccagggaagctctaaaaCAGATTTCTATTGGGTGGGAACAGTCCTAGAGCCTCCCTGGACAAGAAAATTCATGAGTACTTGTTCCAGGGTTAGCCTGCCAGCCAAATTATTATCCTTTGTTTAATCACAGGGCTCTGTGATTTGATCTCTATGAGCAGCCTgtggttaagaacatgggctctggagccaaaaTGCAAAGGTTCAAATCTGAGCTCCACCACTTcgcagctgtgtgactttgggcacgtTACTTAATCTGTTTAtgcttcaatttccttatttgaGGGTTgtagtgaagattaaatgaatcaatatagtacatataaagcatttagcataatgcctggcacaaagtatcACTCAAGAAATCTTAGTTATCATTCCCACATTCCCACCAGATCCCTATCTCACACAGAGACCTGGTAATCCAGAAGCCGTTGTCCTTGGGCAAGCAGCTGGGTCTCTAGTTGCCAAGATAAACTGTTGCTGATCAGAGACGCTCTCTCTGGCTTCAAATTTAAGGAGGGCTTCTGTGGTATATCTACGTGTGGGCCATAAAAAGAACGGATGTACTCAACACTGAATACCTCTCTAAACGCATGGTGTCTGATCTGTCACCTCTGGAGACCTGGAAAAACTAGTTCTCTGTTCCTAGGCTTGTGGAACCAGGTTTGATTCGTGTGGATAGCTACCTGGTCTAGATATTTCGACCATTTgatcaatattttcaaaatatagttAAATTTTCTATAGGTTAGAGAATTTAACTTTTTCTAGAGGTTAATGATTTGCTTCTTCAGTTGGCTTTACCTGGTTAGTTTGTGAAAATACGAGCTTATTCTCTGAATTTAGGGCATTTGTTTAAATTCATACATTTCTGGCTCAGTCTAAAATTAAattatgagatcagaaataatttCAAAGGGCTGTCATGAAGATACAGTAATCCCTGAAACAGACCTTTTCACAAGATTACTTTGAAGAACTGAAATGTTTAAGAGGTAGAAAACAggatttctgttcattttttttctgtttattttaagcCAGAATTTCAAGTGTTActtattaaatgaaaatagataCACCCCATAAAATGTCCCTTTTTATCAGCTAAGCCTATTATGTAAAAGGCCCTATATTCAAAATTCTCACTGATCTTCcaatagaaaaatatgtaaatattggaCAACttatacaagaaaaaatattaacaactatTAAAGATGTGACAAAAGTTTGCTGTCATTAGtaatagaagaaatataaattgaaaCAAGATATCATTTTTCAACTATCCAGTTGGAAGAGACCTTTGCTAAACTGCCATATCAAATGCCATGTCAAAGGTGATGGGCAACAGCCTCACCAGCTGGCAAGGATGCATGACCTTCTCCTGGCAACATGCACACTCTGATCCAACGGTTTCACCCCGAAATGTATGCAGAAGGGCACACAAGGATATTCATTAGACAACATTTATAATAGGGAAAATAGGAACATCTTAAAGATCCATCAACAGGGGTTGGTTCAATTACTATGGAACATAAGTAGCCATTAAAGAGAAGTGACCATTTCAGTgacatggaaaaatgtttatattaaagcaaattacagaataatttactgtagtcttgtttttgtaaaaatatcatatatataaaaacacatataattgaataaaaaaagactaaaaggaaacacaaaaatatattaaactgagaaatacatataaatatatatctaaaagatggaaaataagtaCAACAAAGTGTAAAAAAATGGTTATTTCTAGGTGGTGggatttggaattttatttttgtttttcttctaggatgagtatatgttatttttttgtaaTAAGGGGgggaaacaacaataaaaactacgacaattaaaagaaaatcactgggacttccctggtggtccagtggttaagaatccgccttccaatgcagggcacgtgggttcgatccctggttggggaactaagatcccacatgccatggggcaactgagcccatgcaccacaactactaagcccacgtgctctggagcctgcgtgccacagctagagagaagcccacacaccacaatgaaagatcccacgtgccacaactaagacccgatgcagccaaaactttttaaaaataaaatttttaaaaattaaagaaaaagagttggacctttaaaaaaaaaaaaagaaaaataaaatcactgttcTGGATGAAGCCTTGAGAGAGTCAGGAGCAAACTAAGGGGGGAGGTGAGAGGCCCCCAGGAACACGGCTGGGCCTGGGAACCAGGAGCCCTGGGCTTTGGTCTCACTTCGACTACACCACTTAGCAGCCAAATCCTTTCCCTCTATGGACCTCAATCTGTAAGATGTGGTGGCAGGGAGGCTGGGCCACACCATCAGTACCCAAACACAGGACTGTCTGCATCAGGTTCACCTACAGTGCTTGTCTGTCAGGTAGACAGAGAGATAAATTGCTGGGGCCCCAATCCAGATCTCTTGAATTAGCCTCCAGGGCTAAGACCCGGGGATCTGTATCTTTAACAAGCATTCTGGGCAAGACCGCCTCCTAGCCAGGTTTAGGAACCACTGGACTAGATAACCCAAGATGTACTCCTTGTTCTCAAGCCCTCCGACTATATACACCTCCCCTGGCCCACTCTCAAAGCGTTGTTCCTCCTCACCTAGCACGTCCTGGGGACTTTGGGGGAACTGCTTGCTGAGCACGGTCTCCAGAGCATAGCTCAGATCCATGCTGTGCCTGGTTATCTCGGCCGGCGTGGCACCTGCCGGGAACATCTGTGTGGGCAGCTCGGAGAAGCGGATCTCTGTGCCGGCTCTGGGCTTCATCTCGGGCAGCCGGGCCAGGCCTTCCTGGTAGCTTTTGCACTCAGTGCCGCAGAGGGGTAGATTCTGCCCCACCCGGTCCTTGGTGTACTTCATGGAGAGCACAGGCAGCACCTCTGAGAAGGCACAGATCTGCCGACTCTCGGGCTGGAGCTTTTCCACTGTGGCCTCGCTGATGAAGTTGGTTAGTGAGATCCACTTCTTGAGTGTGGCATATGGGTAAGGTCCCAGGAACTGGTCCAGCTCCTGGAGGTTGGCCCTCATGGCCTCCACCACAGCCTCTGGGGCTGGGGACAGGTCTACCTCTTCCTGGACTGCATCCCAGCGCAGGACCTTCAGCCCCCGCTGCTGTAGGCTAAGGAAGAAGCCCATACGGGGGCCCACCTCCCTGGGATTGGCCTTGTCCACAGAGCTGTAGTGGAGGAAGTGGATGCCTGGAGGGATCATCTTCACACCCCGGAACTTGGGCCCCACCTCCCAGGAGTTGTAGTCAATGCCAAACTCTGTCCCCTTGGGCATATTCAGGATGACCACAGTGGCCCCTTCAAAGAAGAGGTGCTTGGCAAGCTCAGGATCCATCTGCATGGCAGCCATGGGACCAGTGGTGAGTGaccaaaaagaaaacttttctagTTTTCCAGAAcagctgaaaaagaaatatatcagaGTTAATCAGAACCTGGCGAAGGAAGCTTCATTTGCTGAGCATTCTCTATGTGCTAGGTATTGAACTAGACCCCTGACATAATTATCTCCCTTAATTGTCACCACAACCCCacactgttttacagatgaagaaaataagactCAAAGAGAAGAGGGGTTTTGTGTTTTGGTTCAATGAGCAAGAACACTCACTTCACAGCTGGAAAGACATCAGTTAAAGAAAAGTGAcatgttcaaggtcacagaggaCCCAATTAGAACCTGGGTACCCTGCCCTCCAGGCCAGTGTTCTTTCCACTGTTCACTCAGGATCTACTCTCAGATCTCCTTCTCACAACAGAGGATGAAAGCAGAGAATGCTTGGCTAGTCCATTCTAAACTATAACTCTGCCTAAACTGTCTTAAACTATAACTCTGTCTAAAACCTATTGCTGGAGAGTCCCCAGAAGAGTTGAGAAGCACCCACTCAGTTTCCTATAAGCCTCAGGGAAGGCCCAGAAATGGACCAAAGGTGGAAAGTGGGTGCTCAGCATCTAAAATTCACAAAAGGTTTGGGCAGTGAAGAGCTTTTCAACCATAACCACACCCACTGAACCGACTTCCCAAAGGGTTCACAGTCAGCAGCAGCTCTAGACTGCTCACCCAGAAGGGATCCAGGAG from Mesoplodon densirostris isolate mMesDen1 chromosome 16, mMesDen1 primary haplotype, whole genome shotgun sequence includes:
- the AAR2 gene encoding protein AAR2 homolog isoform X1, coding for MAAMQMDPELAKHLFFEGATVVILNMPKGTEFGIDYNSWEVGPKFRGVKMIPPGIHFLHYSSVDKANPREVGPRMGFFLSLQQRGLKVLRWDAVQEEVDLSPAPEAVVEAMRANLQELDQFLGPYPYATLKKWISLTNFISEATVEKLQPESRQICAFSEVLPVLSMKYTKDRVGQNLPLCGTECKSYQEGLARLPEMKPRAGTEIRFSELPTQMFPAGATPAEITRHSMDLSYALETVLSKQFPQSPQDVLGELQFAFVCFLLGNVYEAFEHWKRLLNLLCRSEEAMVKHHTLYVNLISILYHQLGEIPADFFVDIVSQDNFLTSTLQVFFSSACSVAVDATLRQKAEKFQAHLTKKFQWDFEAEPEDCAPVVVALPEGVGTG
- the AAR2 gene encoding protein AAR2 homolog isoform X3, which gives rise to MAAMQMDPELAKHLFFEGATVVILNMPKGTEFGIDYNSWEVGPKFRGVKMIPPGIHFLHYSSVDKANPREVGPRMGFFLSLQQRGLKVLRWDAVQEEVDLSPAPEAVVEAMRANLQELDQFLGPYPYATLKKWISLTNFISEATVEKLQPESRQICAFSEVLPVLSMKYTKDRVGQNLPLCGTECKSYQEGLARLPEMKPRAGTEIRFSELPTQMFPAGATPAEITRHSMDLSYALETVLSKQFPQSPQDVLGELQFAFVCFLLGNVYEAFEHWKRLLNLLCRSEEAMVKHHTLYVNLISILYHQLGEIPADFFVDIVSQDNFLTSTLQTT
- the AAR2 gene encoding protein AAR2 homolog isoform X2, which codes for MAAMQMDPELAKHLFFEGATVVILNMPKGTEFGIDYNSWEVGPKFRGVKMIPPGIHFLHYSSVDKANPREVGPRMGFFLSLQQRGLKVLRWDAVQEEVDLSPAPEAVVEAMRANLQELDQFLGPYPYATLKKWISLTNFISEATVEKLQPESRQICAFSEVLPVLSMKYTKDRVGQNLPLCGTECKSYQEGLARLPEMKPRAGTEIRFSELPTQMFPAGATPAEITRHSMDLSYALETVLSKQFPQSPQDVLGELQFAFVCFLLGNVYEAFEHWKRLLNLLCRSEEAMVKHHTLYVNLISILYHQLGEIPADFFVDIVSQDNFLTSTLQSPRATTTEARAPRACAPQQEKPLQ